Proteins encoded by one window of Streptomyces clavuligerus:
- a CDS encoding 50S ribosomal protein L25/general stress protein Ctc, which yields MSEVKIAAELRTEFGKGAARRDRRANLVPVVLYGHGTDPVHLTLPAHELLLALRTPNVLLSLDIEGRNELAIPKAVQRDALKGFLVHVDLLLVKRGEKVTVEVPVQTEGELAPGGNLAEHVLVALPVEAEATHIPQALTVSVAGLTAGDAIHAKDITLPKGVELAVDADAVVIQVLAAQAEEPAAEGDASAEG from the coding sequence ATGTCCGAGGTGAAGATCGCCGCCGAGCTCCGTACCGAGTTCGGCAAGGGTGCCGCCCGCCGCGACCGCCGCGCCAACCTGGTTCCGGTCGTTCTCTACGGCCACGGCACCGACCCGGTCCACCTGACCCTGCCGGCCCACGAGCTGCTGCTCGCCCTGCGTACCCCGAACGTCCTGCTCTCCCTGGACATCGAGGGCCGCAACGAGCTGGCCATCCCGAAGGCCGTCCAGCGCGACGCCCTCAAGGGCTTCCTGGTCCACGTCGACCTGCTGCTGGTCAAGCGCGGCGAGAAGGTCACCGTCGAGGTTCCGGTGCAGACCGAGGGCGAGCTGGCCCCCGGCGGCAACCTGGCCGAGCACGTCCTCGTCGCCCTGCCGGTCGAGGCCGAGGCCACCCACATCCCCCAGGCGCTGACCGTCTCCGTGGCCGGCCTGACCGCCGGTGACGCCATCCACGCCAAGGACATCACGCTGCCCAAGGGCGTCGAGCTGGCCGTGGACGCCGACGCCGTCGTCATCCAGGTCCTGGCCGCCCAGGCCGAGGAGCCGGCCGCCGAGG